Proteins from a single region of Abyssalbus ytuae:
- a CDS encoding hydroxypyruvate isomerase family protein: MTKPNKRREVIKNLALGTGLLTVPAVLQSCETRPKEQKPEEAPQEKDVAVVLKGNINHSACRWCYNSIPLEEFFEKSAAIGLKAIDLLTPQEWALAKKYGLECSMGTDSFANIENGFNDPANHTDLQQKYSGLITKAAEAGVKNIICFSGNRRELDDQTGIENCATGLKPLVEQAEKEGVTIFMELLNSKVNHPDYQCDHTPWGVALAEKIASPNFKLLYDIYHMQIMEGDVIATIKKYHHHIGHYHTGGVPGRNEINNTQELYYPAIMKAILDTGFNGYVAQEFVPTYPDKMAALKEGVLICDV; the protein is encoded by the coding sequence ATGACCAAACCAAATAAGCGCAGGGAAGTTATTAAAAACCTGGCCCTGGGAACAGGACTGCTTACGGTTCCTGCAGTGCTCCAATCCTGCGAAACCAGGCCAAAAGAACAAAAGCCTGAAGAAGCACCACAGGAAAAAGACGTAGCTGTTGTTTTAAAAGGTAATATCAACCATTCCGCATGCCGTTGGTGCTATAACAGTATTCCTTTGGAAGAATTTTTTGAAAAATCAGCCGCAATAGGATTAAAAGCAATTGACCTTTTAACTCCGCAGGAATGGGCTTTGGCAAAAAAATATGGTTTGGAGTGCTCTATGGGCACCGATAGTTTTGCAAATATTGAAAATGGGTTTAACGACCCTGCCAATCATACTGATCTGCAGCAAAAGTACAGCGGGCTCATTACCAAAGCTGCTGAAGCAGGGGTGAAAAATATTATATGTTTTTCCGGTAACCGGCGCGAGCTTGATGACCAGACCGGAATAGAAAACTGTGCTACAGGGTTAAAACCCCTGGTAGAGCAGGCCGAAAAAGAGGGAGTAACTATTTTTATGGAATTGCTGAACAGCAAAGTAAACCACCCCGATTACCAGTGTGACCATACCCCCTGGGGTGTAGCACTGGCCGAAAAAATTGCTTCACCTAATTTTAAATTGTTATACGATATATACCATATGCAAATTATGGAAGGCGATGTGATAGCCACCATAAAAAAGTATCATCACCATATAGGCCATTACCACACAGGGGGTGTGCCGGGAAGAAACGAAATCAATAACACCCAGGAACTTTATTATCCTGCCATTATGAAAGCCATTTTAGATACAGGTTTTAACGGCTATGTAGCCCAGGAGTTTGTACCTACCTATCCCGATAAAATGGCAGCTTTAAAAGAAGGTGTTTTAATTTGTGATGTGTGA
- a CDS encoding type II toxin-antitoxin system PemK/MazF family toxin encodes MELKQYFIVLVNLDPTIGSEIKKTRPCVIISPNEMNKYLNTIVLAPMTTNLKKYPTRVSIKHNGKKGMVAIDQIRTVDKVRIIKVFKKLTDSEINNCKQIIKETFVD; translated from the coding sequence ATGGAATTAAAACAATACTTCATTGTCCTGGTTAATCTTGACCCCACAATTGGAAGTGAGATAAAGAAAACCAGGCCATGTGTAATCATTTCACCAAATGAAATGAATAAGTATCTGAACACTATTGTACTTGCTCCCATGACCACCAATTTAAAAAAATATCCCACAAGAGTGTCAATAAAGCATAACGGTAAAAAAGGAATGGTTGCCATTGATCAGATACGGACAGTTGACAAAGTGAGAATAATAAAAGTTTTTAAAAAACTAACTGATTCCGAAATAAATAATTGCAAGCAAATTATAAAAGAAACTTTTGTGGACTAA
- a CDS encoding outer membrane beta-barrel family protein, with translation MNHYRLFLPLIVCYFFSNLLIGQSMVKGKVIQEDHNPIPYANILLFKNSESSLLKGTITDENGDFEIAFNNSVSAMLTIQNIGFEDYRINLAASKEIIDLGEVILKESVETLSEVILIAKKPLFEKKIDRTIVNVQSSVTNAGNTALNVLSKSPSVSINRATNEINLMGKQGVLVMINNKQVRMEPSDLINLLESMPVDNIKNIELITAPPASYDAQGNAGVININMIKSDLEGFTGRISGNIAYGEQMKYGGSVNMTFRKNRLYLYSNLSANVNNETQRISLITDYTYSDERVISDLFSNRNTMTGLYSGEVGVDYNLSNNTVAGLLFNFNNRDWEMDATSDTNIESELFGFSKQFVASIEENKLFRNLLNFNIRHNFSEENSFSVDYDYISFRRNNPSVYNVVNTRDGSLISEEDFLSLSETPLHIHVLKVDWQLGIFDKIKIETGFKTTMSDFKNSVQVAFKEDDDYVDDPDYTDKFTMNEEIYAGYISLDWQLNSSLLLKSGLRYEYYNLELNADNQGSIVDRARGNLFPSMYLNYKPNETNEFNLSYVKRIERPGFQSLAPYFYFFNQNTLFTGNPNLIPANSNQYKLDYRYKNFQFGFEFSNIQRPIYSLQPGLDRDDQLVIVKPGQGLKSNIFSLSANFPWKINDWWSSRYSIIGYLRNLSTVIENKTSERNAGNVAITSNHTFNIGNQWQLEANATYASAYDVGVARVASRYGLDIGLQKKFHNGTVVSLNVSDVFNSSSQWPIRADLSGQGILYDWKYDGEGPVFRINLSIPFGDTNLKKKEKRSSGSEDEQKRLD, from the coding sequence ATGAATCATTATCGCCTATTTTTGCCTCTTATTGTATGTTACTTCTTTAGCAATTTACTTATAGGACAATCCATGGTTAAAGGAAAGGTAATACAGGAAGATCATAATCCAATCCCTTATGCTAATATACTTCTTTTCAAAAATTCGGAATCTTCTCTTTTAAAAGGAACTATTACTGATGAAAACGGAGACTTTGAGATAGCTTTCAATAATTCAGTTTCAGCTATGTTGACCATTCAGAATATTGGTTTTGAAGACTATCGTATAAACCTTGCTGCATCAAAAGAAATTATTGATTTGGGAGAAGTTATTTTAAAAGAAAGTGTTGAAACCTTATCAGAAGTTATTCTTATAGCTAAAAAACCCTTGTTCGAAAAAAAAATTGACAGAACTATTGTTAACGTTCAAAGCAGTGTAACTAATGCAGGCAATACAGCATTAAATGTATTAAGCAAATCGCCCTCGGTTAGTATTAACCGGGCTACTAATGAAATTAACTTAATGGGTAAGCAAGGTGTGCTGGTAATGATCAACAATAAACAAGTTAGAATGGAACCCTCGGACCTTATTAATTTATTGGAAAGTATGCCGGTTGATAATATTAAAAATATTGAACTCATTACTGCTCCTCCTGCCAGTTATGATGCCCAGGGTAATGCAGGGGTTATTAATATTAATATGATTAAAAGTGATCTTGAAGGCTTTACAGGAAGGATTTCTGGTAATATAGCTTATGGAGAACAAATGAAATACGGTGGTTCTGTCAATATGACCTTCAGGAAAAATCGATTATATCTCTATAGTAATCTATCTGCTAATGTAAATAATGAAACACAAAGAATTTCATTAATAACAGATTATACATATTCTGATGAAAGGGTTATTTCTGATTTATTTTCGAACAGGAATACAATGACCGGATTGTATTCAGGCGAAGTAGGGGTAGACTATAATCTTAGCAATAATACTGTTGCTGGATTGTTGTTTAACTTCAATAACAGGGATTGGGAAATGGATGCCACTTCAGATACGAATATAGAAAGTGAGTTATTTGGCTTCTCAAAACAATTTGTAGCAAGTATTGAAGAGAATAAGCTCTTTCGTAATTTATTAAACTTCAATATAAGGCATAATTTTTCTGAAGAAAATAGTTTTAGCGTAGATTATGACTACATATCCTTTAGGCGTAACAATCCTAGTGTATATAACGTTGTAAACACTAGAGATGGTTCTCTGATCAGTGAAGAAGATTTCCTGTCTTTGTCAGAAACACCACTGCACATACATGTTTTAAAAGTAGATTGGCAATTAGGGATTTTTGATAAGATTAAAATAGAAACTGGTTTTAAAACAACTATGTCCGATTTTAAAAACTCGGTACAGGTAGCCTTTAAAGAAGATGATGATTATGTTGATGATCCTGACTATACTGATAAGTTTACAATGAATGAAGAGATATATGCCGGGTATATATCTTTAGACTGGCAATTAAACTCTTCTTTATTACTAAAATCGGGGCTACGCTATGAATATTACAACCTGGAACTTAATGCAGATAATCAAGGCTCTATTGTAGATCGGGCCAGGGGTAATTTATTTCCAAGTATGTACTTAAATTATAAGCCAAATGAGACTAATGAATTTAATCTTTCCTATGTGAAACGAATTGAACGCCCGGGATTTCAAAGTCTGGCACCATACTTTTATTTTTTCAACCAGAACACATTGTTTACCGGAAATCCTAACCTGATTCCTGCCAATTCCAATCAATATAAACTTGATTATCGCTACAAAAACTTTCAATTCGGATTTGAGTTTTCTAATATCCAACGCCCAATCTATAGCCTGCAACCCGGGTTAGATAGAGATGACCAGTTGGTTATTGTTAAACCAGGGCAAGGTTTAAAAAGTAACATTTTTTCGCTTTCGGCTAATTTCCCATGGAAAATTAACGATTGGTGGTCTAGCCGATATAGTATTATAGGATATCTTCGTAATCTATCTACAGTAATTGAAAATAAAACTTCAGAAAGAAATGCCGGTAATGTGGCAATTACTTCAAATCATACTTTTAATATAGGGAACCAATGGCAACTTGAAGCTAATGCAACCTATGCCTCAGCGTATGATGTAGGGGTGGCCAGGGTTGCTTCTCGTTACGGATTAGACATCGGACTGCAAAAAAAGTTTCATAATGGTACAGTTGTATCTCTTAATGTAAGTGATGTATTCAATAGCAGTAGTCAATGGCCAATTAGGGCAGATTTATCCGGTCAGGGAATTTTATATGACTGGAAATATGATGGAGAAGGACCTGTTTTTAGAATAAATTTGTCCATTCCGTTTGGGGATACAAATTTAAAAAAGAAAGAGAAGAGATCTTCCGGTTCAGAAGATGAGCAAAAAAGATTAGATTAA
- a CDS encoding sensor histidine kinase has product MFSFDKEYKGWSLERISRHILYWGFWLSFYCIVNGSQYGNRYVEWFLFEALIMTVKLPYAYFVTYYLLPKFLPDKKYVLLGISVLLSALVAVVFILLIYNHFPYTMKDEESILWSGKTFYRILDLIYIASLVVIIKLVQEYYRQKRANTQLREEKINAELQILRNQLQPHFLFNTLNNINSLIISNDNRASNAVLKLSDMLSYMLYDCNVDQVMMGKEVDLIKNYMQLEKIRYGDRLELSFQVSGEIHQRFIAPLLLMPFVENAFKHGIAKSEKKSWIRIYLDVTGDDLSFMVENSLPEEFENDFPRLKSGIGLDNLKKRLKLLYPNRYSISSNTHDSYLINLKIHL; this is encoded by the coding sequence ATGTTTTCATTTGATAAAGAATATAAAGGATGGAGCCTTGAGCGTATTTCGCGTCATATACTATACTGGGGATTTTGGCTAAGCTTCTATTGTATTGTTAACGGATCTCAGTACGGTAACAGGTATGTTGAATGGTTTCTGTTTGAAGCATTAATCATGACCGTAAAACTTCCATATGCTTATTTTGTTACATACTATTTATTACCAAAATTTCTACCTGACAAAAAATATGTGCTATTAGGTATATCGGTATTATTATCTGCCTTGGTAGCTGTAGTTTTCATATTGTTGATATACAATCACTTTCCTTATACCATGAAAGATGAAGAATCAATCTTATGGTCGGGAAAAACTTTTTACCGGATTTTAGATTTAATATACATAGCTTCCCTCGTGGTAATCATTAAGTTGGTACAAGAGTATTACCGACAGAAAAGGGCAAATACGCAACTTCGGGAAGAAAAAATAAATGCCGAATTACAGATTTTGAGGAATCAATTACAACCTCATTTTCTTTTCAACACATTAAATAATATAAATAGCCTTATTATTTCTAATGATAATAGAGCTTCTAATGCTGTGTTAAAGCTATCAGATATGTTAAGCTATATGTTGTACGACTGTAATGTAGACCAGGTAATGATGGGCAAGGAGGTTGATTTAATTAAAAATTATATGCAACTTGAAAAAATAAGATATGGAGATCGTCTGGAACTGTCATTCCAGGTATCTGGTGAAATCCATCAGAGATTTATTGCACCATTGTTGTTGATGCCTTTTGTAGAAAATGCATTTAAACACGGAATAGCAAAAAGCGAAAAAAAATCCTGGATACGAATCTATTTAGATGTAACCGGTGATGATTTATCTTTTATGGTAGAAAACAGCCTGCCCGAAGAGTTTGAGAATGATTTCCCGCGACTTAAAAGCGGAATCGGTTTGGATAATCTTAAAAAGCGTTTAAAATTATTATATCCTAATCGTTATTCGATTAGTAGTAATACACACGATTCTTATTTGATAAATCTAAAAATTCATTTATGA
- a CDS encoding Crp/Fnr family transcriptional regulator, which translates to MKTISDSDRQLLYDYIRLATPISDDLFSEVIKYFKKKKYLKGETILKEGEIESRSNIVAKGVVHQFFYHDDTPITTNITPKGLSFNSLKSYINGTPSQEIQEAITDVEILSIEKKDIEMLAKKWTEMGYVLYRIHEYILLDRENRMSLLQYRNPSKRFQLFHEIVERSNWILENTPDKYIACYLNMTPQQYSKEKHLQKG; encoded by the coding sequence ATGAAAACCATCTCTGATTCAGATCGTCAATTATTATATGATTACATCCGGTTGGCCACACCCATAAGTGATGACTTATTTTCTGAAGTGATTAAGTACTTTAAAAAAAAGAAATACTTAAAAGGAGAAACCATTTTAAAAGAAGGTGAGATAGAATCCAGATCCAATATTGTTGCCAAAGGTGTGGTTCATCAGTTTTTTTATCATGACGACACGCCTATTACGACAAACATTACACCAAAAGGCCTTTCATTCAACAGTCTCAAAAGCTATATCAACGGAACACCCTCCCAAGAAATACAGGAAGCCATTACAGATGTAGAAATATTATCCATAGAAAAAAAAGATATTGAAATGCTTGCAAAAAAATGGACTGAGATGGGGTATGTTTTGTACAGGATTCATGAATATATTTTGCTGGACAGGGAAAATAGGATGAGTTTACTTCAGTATAGAAATCCATCAAAAAGATTTCAACTTTTCCATGAAATAGTGGAGCGATCAAATTGGATATTGGAAAATACTCCCGACAAATACATTGCCTGTTATTTAAATATGACTCCTCAACAATATAGTAAAGAAAAACACCTTCAAAAGGGGTGA
- a CDS encoding fibronectin type III domain-containing protein, which produces MKKVLALFLVNLVFIFSCTNDDGIENDVKIDKVDNLISTNQTAFDITISWSPGTNSNIISYNIFRDNNFLTNTSGTTFTDTNLNEDTSYSYQVSAVDSENNEGPKSNVLVISTKSNSNSEDYEFVFNDGFEGDRDNTFWLGEGVYINYGVEDPNDPLNKVMKMSYIFNSEGEGDSWTEYDFALPIEATQIEMSFDMYTPENYLHFENNHKLYALWSGTYGKTNAWISVSSEMWGVEGGASPSIYVGIDQNNFGHAMLSDRPLILEDHAGSWSTYKIYLKLSENDGDYGILELYKDGVLVTSTNHPNLTKPYSGAPEPSEIIRYAETGNYIDQGTLLGWANGDPDRSYNQDIHFLIDNFSLKAK; this is translated from the coding sequence ATGAAAAAAGTACTTGCATTATTTCTGGTAAACCTGGTGTTTATTTTTAGTTGTACCAATGACGACGGTATAGAAAATGACGTAAAAATAGATAAGGTGGATAACTTGATTTCTACGAATCAAACAGCATTTGATATAACCATAAGTTGGAGTCCCGGAACAAATAGTAATATTATAAGTTATAATATTTTCAGAGATAATAACTTTTTAACAAACACTTCTGGTACAACTTTTACCGACACAAACCTAAATGAAGATACCAGCTATTCATACCAGGTTAGCGCAGTTGATTCGGAAAATAATGAAGGTCCAAAATCAAATGTTTTAGTGATTTCCACAAAAAGCAATTCAAATTCAGAAGATTATGAATTTGTTTTTAACGATGGTTTTGAAGGAGATAGGGACAATACATTTTGGTTGGGGGAAGGTGTTTACATTAATTATGGTGTGGAGGATCCCAATGATCCTTTAAATAAAGTTATGAAAATGAGCTACATTTTTAATAGCGAAGGAGAAGGGGATTCATGGACCGAGTATGATTTTGCATTACCTATTGAAGCAACTCAAATCGAAATGAGTTTTGATATGTACACCCCTGAAAATTATCTTCATTTTGAAAACAACCACAAATTATATGCCCTTTGGTCCGGTACATATGGAAAAACAAATGCTTGGATCAGTGTATCATCCGAAATGTGGGGTGTGGAAGGAGGTGCCTCCCCTTCAATATACGTAGGGATTGACCAGAATAATTTTGGACATGCAATGCTATCAGATAGACCATTGATCTTAGAAGACCATGCGGGTTCATGGTCAACGTATAAAATATATTTAAAATTATCAGAGAATGATGGAGATTATGGGATTTTAGAACTTTATAAAGACGGAGTATTAGTAACTTCAACAAATCATCCTAATTTAACCAAACCATATAGCGGAGCGCCTGAACCTTCAGAAATAATCCGTTATGCTGAAACAGGAAATTATATTGACCAAGGAACACTTCTTGGTTGGGCAAATGGTGATCCTGATAGATCGTATAATCAAGACATCCATTTTTTGATTGATAATTTTAGCTTAAAGGCAAAATGA
- a CDS encoding LytR/AlgR family response regulator transcription factor: MNCMIVEDELPAVKVLENYISHFSDLKIESVHNNAIDAISELQKTHYDILFLDIQLPKMSGIQLLNSLKNYPAVILTTAHREFALEGYELEITDYLLKPITFERFTKGITKVYKNMQKQFIAPEIPVQKERSFFSAPFIYVKSEREYIKILLKDLLYIESIKNHVKLVTRTESIISLMSLSHIEEKLPEKYFLRVHRSYIVSAHHIERFTQNSITIHKKSIPIGRHYKQLFLSWMSDSIV; encoded by the coding sequence ATGAACTGTATGATCGTGGAAGATGAACTTCCGGCAGTAAAAGTCCTTGAAAACTATATTTCACATTTTAGTGATTTAAAAATCGAGAGTGTTCATAATAATGCTATCGATGCTATTTCAGAGTTACAGAAAACTCATTATGACATTCTTTTCCTGGACATTCAATTACCAAAAATGTCAGGTATACAATTACTTAATTCATTAAAAAACTACCCGGCTGTCATTCTTACCACTGCACATCGCGAATTTGCTTTGGAAGGATATGAACTAGAAATTACGGACTATTTGCTGAAACCTATAACTTTTGAGCGATTTACCAAAGGGATAACAAAAGTTTATAAAAATATGCAGAAACAATTCATAGCTCCTGAGATACCTGTACAAAAAGAGAGATCATTTTTTTCTGCTCCTTTTATCTATGTTAAAAGTGAACGGGAATACATCAAGATTCTCTTAAAAGACCTTTTATATATTGAAAGTATAAAGAATCATGTGAAATTAGTAACCCGTACAGAAAGTATTATCTCATTAATGAGTCTCTCCCATATTGAAGAGAAATTACCGGAGAAATATTTTTTACGTGTTCACCGGTCTTATATTGTCTCAGCACACCATATAGAAAGATTTACCCAAAATAGTATTACAATCCATAAAAAAAGTATTCCTATTGGGCGTCATTACAAACAACTGTTCTTATCATGGATGAGTGATTCTATTGTTTAA
- a CDS encoding AbrB/MazE/SpoVT family DNA-binding domain-containing protein has product MEASIIKIGNSKGLRLSKTILEKYNIKDKVELILEKGQIILRPVATPRKNWEKEFKKMRDNKDDKLLMNDIFDDENLEEWN; this is encoded by the coding sequence ATGGAAGCATCTATTATCAAAATTGGAAATTCAAAAGGTCTTCGCCTGAGTAAAACTATTCTGGAAAAATACAATATTAAGGACAAAGTAGAATTAATTCTTGAAAAAGGGCAAATTATTCTAAGGCCTGTTGCAACACCCCGGAAAAACTGGGAAAAGGAATTCAAAAAAATGAGAGATAATAAGGATGATAAATTGCTTATGAACGACATCTTTGATGATGAGAACCTGGAAGAATGGAATTAA
- a CDS encoding carboxymuconolactone decarboxylase family protein, translated as MVKRIQIDRVEPSAYKGMFTLEQYLQESELSNTHKNLIKIRASQLNSCAFCINMHTKEALTNGEKPQRIFLLNAWKESGLFTNEEKIILQLTEEITLIHTHGLTDNTYQKAIQYFGENYLAQIIMAVTIINAWNRISVSTHKPVEG; from the coding sequence ATGGTTAAAAGAATTCAAATTGACAGGGTTGAGCCCTCTGCCTACAAAGGTATGTTTACTTTGGAACAGTATTTACAGGAAAGCGAATTGAGTAACACCCATAAAAACCTGATTAAAATAAGGGCTTCACAATTAAACAGTTGTGCCTTTTGCATTAATATGCATACAAAAGAGGCCCTTACAAACGGAGAAAAACCGCAACGCATTTTCTTATTAAATGCATGGAAAGAATCTGGCTTATTTACCAACGAGGAAAAAATTATTCTTCAGCTTACAGAAGAAATCACTTTGATACATACACATGGTTTAACCGATAACACCTATCAAAAAGCTATCCAATACTTTGGAGAGAATTATCTTGCTCAAATTATAATGGCTGTGACTATTATAAATGCATGGAACAGGATATCAGTAAGTACCCATAAACCTGTTGAAGGTTAA
- a CDS encoding leucine-rich repeat domain-containing protein, which yields MLKHLNLILFSIILIGPFLISCGKDDDPVLSDEKEIVSFVFKSQNNASLVSDVVAQINQDNKTITATVPYGTNTAVLVPAIEVSKNATFSPEGAQDFSKAITYTITAEDNSKQEYRAEIIVQEIELTDREILIEFFEANPDTNLNWDLNDETMDSWTGVTHIEGKITALQFVDNNIVSLPSSFGGLKKLERLVIARNKLTSLPDEIGNLENLKTLFLLGENFTDIPQEIENLTNLEELHLVSQELNSVPKEIGNLENLEILTIGGNALTTIPDEIGKLVNLTTLSLRGENITSIPASINDLTQLTDLYLTLSNLTSFPVELQNLTNLTHLSLNFEQINFPSGIDTLVNLSALSLTGIDLASFPAKITNLTNLTTLSMSNNNLSSYPAEINTLSNLTTLSITNNNLTMIPKEIGAFENLQKLSLSGNQLTDIPMEIGNLKNLTSLNLEENKLTTIPKEIGRLIQLEDLYLRNNNLTSIPQEVCDLKTNYNTNISKESDVTCMK from the coding sequence ATGTTAAAACACTTAAATCTTATTTTATTTTCCATCATTTTGATCGGACCTTTTTTAATTTCTTGCGGAAAAGATGATGATCCGGTTTTGAGTGACGAGAAAGAGATTGTGAGTTTTGTATTTAAATCACAAAACAATGCCAGCCTGGTTTCAGATGTTGTTGCTCAAATTAACCAGGACAATAAAACTATTACAGCTACCGTGCCTTACGGAACAAATACAGCTGTTTTAGTTCCTGCTATTGAAGTATCAAAAAATGCAACTTTTTCTCCTGAAGGAGCACAGGATTTTAGCAAGGCCATAACATATACAATAACAGCAGAAGACAACTCTAAACAGGAATATAGAGCAGAAATAATTGTTCAAGAAATTGAGTTAACTGATCGTGAGATTTTGATAGAGTTTTTTGAAGCAAATCCCGATACTAATTTAAATTGGGATTTAAATGATGAGACTATGGATTCCTGGACAGGTGTTACACATATTGAAGGAAAAATAACAGCTTTACAATTTGTTGATAATAACATCGTATCGCTTCCTTCTTCTTTCGGAGGCCTGAAAAAATTAGAAAGACTGGTAATAGCACGAAACAAATTAACCAGCTTGCCTGATGAAATAGGAAATTTAGAAAACCTAAAAACTCTTTTTTTATTAGGTGAAAACTTCACAGATATCCCACAAGAAATAGAAAATCTAACCAATTTAGAAGAGTTACACCTGGTAAGCCAGGAACTAAATTCAGTTCCTAAAGAAATAGGAAATTTAGAAAATCTGGAAATATTAACTATTGGGGGGAATGCGTTAACCACTATCCCTGATGAAATCGGAAAGCTTGTAAATTTAACAACACTCTCATTAAGAGGTGAGAATATAACCAGTATTCCTGCATCAATTAATGACCTGACACAACTGACAGATTTATACTTAACTTTAAGTAATCTAACTAGCTTTCCTGTGGAATTACAGAATTTAACCAACTTGACTCATTTGAGTTTAAACTTCGAACAAATTAATTTTCCTTCCGGAATTGATACTTTGGTCAACTTATCAGCTTTATCCCTAACTGGTATTGATTTAGCAAGCTTTCCTGCCAAGATTACTAATTTAACAAATTTGACCACACTATCTATGAGTAATAATAACCTGAGTAGTTACCCGGCAGAAATTAATACACTTTCAAATTTGACAACTCTTAGTATAACAAATAACAATCTAACTATGATTCCTAAAGAAATAGGTGCCTTTGAAAATTTACAAAAATTATCCTTATCCGGCAATCAATTAACTGATATACCTATGGAAATAGGCAATCTGAAGAATTTGACTTCCTTAAATCTGGAAGAAAATAAACTAACTACTATTCCTAAAGAAATAGGCAGACTCATACAATTGGAAGATTTGTATTTACGCAATAATAACCTTACTTCTATTCCGCAGGAAGTATGTGATCTCAAAACCAATTATAACACTAATATTTCTAAAGAAAGTGACGTAACCTGTATGAAATAG
- a CDS encoding Crp/Fnr family transcriptional regulator, with product MAKQLFLHINRFIKINEKDFREMLSFFELHTFDKKDIIMNPGNRCNNNFFVLEGCVHMYFTNDNGIDRTVQFAIENWWITDNLAYYKKSITNFGIQAVEPTQILSLSHSKQEQLLAKFPSLEKYFRIVYQISYGSSIMKTKYLYEFSKEDIYFHFTSHYPWFAQRVPQYLIASFLGLTPEYVSEIKNKKRS from the coding sequence ATGGCTAAACAACTTTTTCTGCACATAAACCGGTTTATAAAAATAAATGAAAAAGATTTCCGGGAAATGCTCTCGTTTTTTGAGTTGCATACCTTTGATAAAAAAGATATTATAATGAATCCGGGCAACCGATGCAACAATAATTTTTTTGTTTTAGAGGGCTGTGTGCATATGTATTTTACAAACGACAACGGAATAGACAGAACGGTTCAGTTTGCCATAGAAAACTGGTGGATAACTGATAATCTGGCATATTATAAAAAAAGTATCACCAATTTTGGTATTCAGGCTGTAGAACCCACACAAATTTTATCTCTCAGTCATAGCAAACAAGAGCAGCTGTTAGCAAAATTTCCTTCCCTCGAAAAATATTTCAGAATAGTTTACCAGATTTCTTACGGCTCTTCTATTATGAAGACTAAATACTTATATGAGTTTTCCAAAGAAGACATTTACTTTCATTTTACCAGTCATTATCCATGGTTTGCACAAAGGGTCCCACAATATTTAATTGCCTCCTTTTTAGGGCTTACTCCGGAATATGTTAGTGAAATAAAAAATAAAAAACGTTCTTAA
- a CDS encoding tRNA-binding protein, producing METFTNKKLTWSEFMKVEMRVGTIISAEAFKKAVHPAYKMIIDFGEYGQRKTSAQITKLYNPEELIGKQVIAVINFPPKQIANIMSECLVLGGVGNNNEVTLIAPERKVENGTRIG from the coding sequence ATGGAAACATTTACAAATAAAAAACTAACCTGGAGTGAATTTATGAAAGTTGAAATGAGAGTAGGTACAATCATTTCAGCAGAAGCATTTAAAAAGGCTGTCCACCCCGCATATAAAATGATCATCGATTTTGGCGAATACGGACAAAGAAAAACTTCTGCCCAGATTACTAAACTATATAATCCCGAAGAATTAATTGGCAAACAGGTAATTGCCGTTATTAATTTCCCCCCTAAACAAATAGCTAATATTATGAGTGAATGTCTTGTTTTGGGTGGAGTGGGAAATAACAATGAAGTAACTTTAATAGCCCCTGAAAGAAAAGTTGAAAATGGAACACGGATTGGATAA